A region of Sugiyamaella lignohabitans strain CBS 10342 chromosome A, complete sequence DNA encodes the following proteins:
- the IDI1 gene encoding isopentenyl-diphosphate delta-isomerase IDI1 (Isopentenyl diphosphate:dimethylallyl diphosphate isomerase; catalyzes an essential activation step in the isoprenoid biosynthetic pathway; required for viability; isopentenyl diphosphate:dimethylallyl diphosphate isomerase is also known as IPP isomerase; GO_component: GO:0005737 - cytoplasm [Evidence IEA,IEA]; GO_component: GO:0005737 - cytoplasm [Evidence IDA] [PMID 14562095]; GO_component: GO:0005634 - nucleus [Evidence IDA] [PMID 14562095]; GO_function: GO:0016787 - hydrolase activity [Evidence IEA]; GO_function: GO:0016853 - isomerase activity [Evidence IEA]; GO_function: GO:0004452 - isopentenyl-diphosphate delta-isomerase activity [Evidence IEA,IEA]; GO_function: GO:0004452 - isopentenyl-diphosphate delta-isomerase activity [Evidence IDA] [PMID 2681212]; GO_function: GO:0046872 - metal ion binding [Evidence IEA]; GO_process: GO:0050992 - dimethylallyl diphosphate biosynthetic process [Evidence IEA]; GO_process: GO:0045337 - farnesyl diphosphate biosynthetic process [Evidence IDA] [PMID 7858969]; GO_process: GO:0008299 - isoprenoid biosynthetic process [Evidence IEA,IEA]; GO_process: GO:0006629 - lipid metabolic process [Evidence IEA]; GO_process: GO:0006694 - steroid biosynthetic process [Evidence IEA]; GO_process: GO:0008202 - steroid metabolic process [Evidence IEA]; GO_process: GO:0016126 - sterol biosynthetic process [Evidence IEA]): MATQTISTTGREELVVSTTGSSNGTVELSYTPELERNVRALNHDNISEHFPDVFPISGLGSGSSSASDNDRDLFAGHDEEQIKLMDEVCIVLDWNDKPIGGASKKTCHLMSNIDKGLLHRAFSVFLFNSKGELLLQQRADEKITFPSLWTNTCCSHPLAVPSELGHDLPTSIAGVKQAAQRKLDQELGIKPEYVS, translated from the coding sequence ATGGCTACTCAAACGATTAGTACCACTGGTAGAGAAGAGCTTGTAGTCTCGACTACTGGGTCTAGCAATGGAACTGTGGAGCTCAGTTATACTCCTGAACTCGAACGTAATGTTCGAGCCTTGAATCATGATAATATCAGTGAGCACTTCCCAGATGTATTCCCTATTTCTGGACTTGGTTCTGGAAGCTCGTCTGCTTCAGATAACGACCGTGATCTTTTTGCTGGTCATGATGAAGAACAGATCAAACTCATGGATGAAGTATGCATTGTTTTGGACTGGAATGATAAACCTATTGGTGGAGCCAGCAAGAAAACGTGCCATTTGATGAGTAACATCGACAAGGGTCTATTACACCGGGCATTCTCTGTATTTCTGTTTAATTCAAAGGGAgaactgcttcttcaacaaagaGCTGACGAAAAAATCACATTCCCCAGCCTGTGGACTAATACCTGTTGCTCTCACCCTCTAGCAGTTCCTTCAGAGTTGGGTCATGATCTGCCCACTTCGATTGCTGGTGTCAAGCAGGCTGCTCAAAGAAAGCTGGATCAAGAGCTTGGTATCAAGCCTGAATATGTAAGTTGA